A stretch of the Flavobacterium sp. 5 genome encodes the following:
- a CDS encoding thrombospondin type-1 domain-containing protein — translation MVVNQSLKFIKKQNGNVLLLKKEDNSFIASFIPSLTIERDKNDANRFEVMSQYIDYRSIDCEACSPVIVADNFDEFLIELSENFFFLNKKNCCNKFGRITLKDKGVNNCILNTGEELEAGDIVSYWIDLDNYCETGIYHGGDTLDNDNFEPLTVHNMGTSCSLPIDAVVSDWSDWSSCLDGEQSRTRTVIIPAYNGGNTPVLVEIQSCSITEAQVIAGNHYKPIKNVSSVRTDKIKSTVNVYFDGVLANTNILDIVADPSYDSIGDNFLQYALEGVVVMIEQILEPTNDVAVKSEIKNYNYPDYISAISTETVLGTLGSVVTNTLTFVMPSTPMAFVATADFI, via the coding sequence ATGGTAGTAAATCAATCTCTAAAATTTATTAAGAAGCAAAATGGAAACGTTTTGCTTCTTAAAAAAGAAGATAATTCTTTTATAGCTTCTTTTATACCGTCTCTCACTATTGAACGGGATAAAAATGACGCCAATCGCTTTGAAGTAATGTCGCAATATATAGATTATCGTTCCATTGATTGCGAAGCATGTTCACCTGTTATTGTTGCTGATAATTTTGACGAGTTTTTAATAGAGCTTTCTGAGAATTTTTTTTTTTTGAATAAAAAAAACTGCTGCAATAAGTTTGGACGGATCACTTTAAAAGACAAAGGCGTAAACAATTGTATTTTAAATACTGGTGAAGAGTTAGAGGCAGGCGATATTGTTTCTTATTGGATAGACTTAGATAACTACTGTGAAACTGGGATATATCATGGGGGCGATACTTTAGACAACGATAATTTTGAACCTCTTACAGTGCATAACATGGGAACATCCTGCTCATTACCTATAGATGCAGTAGTATCAGATTGGTCTGACTGGTCTAGTTGTCTTGATGGTGAACAATCTCGCACAAGAACTGTAATAATTCCAGCTTATAATGGTGGTAACACTCCAGTTCTTGTAGAAATACAATCATGTAGTATAACAGAGGCACAAGTTATTGCTGGAAATCATTATAAGCCTATAAAAAACGTTAGTTCCGTTAGAACTGATAAAATTAAAAGTACAGTAAATGTTTATTTTGATGGTGTTTTAGCTAATACAAACATATTAGACATTGTTGCCGATCCTTCATACGATAGCATTGGAGACAATTTTTTACAATATGCACTTGAGGGAGTTGTTGTAATGATTGAACAAATTTTAGAACCTACAAATGACGTTGCTGTTAAAAGTGAGATTAAAAATTATAACTATCCTGATTATATTTCAGCAATTTCAACGGAAACTGTTTTAGGTACTTTAGGTAGTGTTGTGACAAACACTTTAACTTTTGTTATGCCTAGTACCCCAATGGCATTTGTTGCAACCGCCGATTTTATATAA
- a CDS encoding site-specific integrase, with product MYKAQRTPANYPLNYPAFMSGSFTCKVKINEFVKTDGTSAIYLQIFINKERIKLPMGINVPAKDFDKIKQRVRQSFKFSKDYNLIIEQKMADINQIQIKYRLQHQILTMEALIMELQSPTAVIDFIAFWKEEMIRQKEILKKGTYRQQMTMLNKVTDFKNPLYFHDINEDLIQDLKTHCKNKLKNTPATIATLIKSFKKYLHIANKKGIVSPLEFNEIKNKSFAGNRTFLMPEEIKKLDEYYNSSFIKEAHKNILSRFLFSCFTGMRFSDIMNLSTENIMNDVVFFTAEKTAKIQRIPLSVSALKYINNTTLFDGNYTNEYVNRELKEIAKVLGIRKKVTYHVSRHSFATNFLICGGNIIHLQKILGHSKIEMTMIYVHIVDQITNVEIYNMDSILRIA from the coding sequence ATGTATAAAGCGCAAAGAACACCAGCAAACTACCCACTTAACTACCCAGCGTTTATGAGTGGGTCGTTTACATGCAAAGTCAAGATAAATGAGTTTGTAAAAACGGACGGAACTAGTGCTATTTATTTGCAGATATTTATTAATAAGGAGCGTATAAAATTACCTATGGGCATAAATGTGCCTGCAAAAGATTTTGACAAAATAAAACAACGTGTAAGGCAATCTTTTAAGTTTAGTAAAGATTACAATCTCATTATTGAGCAAAAAATGGCTGATATTAATCAAATTCAAATAAAATACCGTTTACAGCATCAAATTTTGACAATGGAGGCTCTAATTATGGAATTGCAAAGCCCAACAGCTGTAATTGATTTTATTGCATTCTGGAAAGAAGAAATGATACGACAAAAAGAAATTCTAAAGAAAGGAACATACAGACAGCAAATGACAATGTTGAACAAAGTCACGGATTTTAAAAACCCTTTGTATTTTCACGATATTAATGAAGACTTAATTCAGGACTTAAAAACACATTGCAAAAACAAATTAAAGAATACGCCTGCAACAATTGCAACGCTCATAAAGTCATTCAAAAAATACCTGCATATTGCCAATAAAAAAGGAATTGTTTCCCCTTTAGAGTTTAACGAAATAAAAAATAAATCTTTTGCGGGCAATCGCACGTTTCTAATGCCCGAAGAAATTAAGAAGCTGGACGAATATTATAACTCTAGCTTTATAAAAGAGGCGCATAAAAATATTTTATCCAGGTTCTTATTTTCATGCTTTACTGGGATGCGCTTTTCCGACATTATGAATTTGAGTACTGAAAATATAATGAATGACGTTGTATTTTTTACAGCTGAAAAAACAGCTAAAATACAACGCATTCCGTTGAGTGTTTCAGCTCTGAAGTACATAAACAATACCACTCTTTTTGATGGCAATTATACAAATGAGTATGTCAATAGGGAATTGAAAGAAATTGCGAAAGTTTTAGGGATTCGGAAAAAAGTAACTTACCACGTTTCCAGACATAGCTTTGCTACTAATTTTTTAATTTGTGGTGGCAATATCATACATTTGCAAAAGATATTAGGACATAGCAAAATTGAAATGACAATGATTTATGTACATATTGTAGATCAAATTACCAATGTAGAAATTTATAATATGGACAGCATTTTAAGAATTGCGTAA
- a CDS encoding adenine phosphoribosyltransferase — protein MSLEKYIRDIQDFPKEGILFKDITPLLIDAKVRQECLEILISSVKNKKIDKVIGVESRGFFFGMLLAQELNVGFVPVRKPNKLPFDTISASYDLEYGTDTLEIHTDSIQKGDRVLIHDDVLATGGTAKAVCELVEKLGGVIVQCNFIMEIAFLNGRDKIAGNEIFAAITY, from the coding sequence ATGAGTTTAGAAAAATATATACGTGATATTCAAGACTTTCCAAAGGAAGGAATTTTGTTTAAAGACATTACTCCGTTGCTAATTGATGCAAAAGTGAGACAAGAATGCTTGGAAATATTGATTTCATCTGTAAAAAACAAGAAAATTGATAAGGTTATTGGTGTTGAAAGTCGTGGTTTTTTCTTTGGGATGCTTTTGGCTCAGGAATTAAACGTAGGTTTTGTTCCTGTTAGAAAACCTAATAAATTGCCTTTTGATACAATTTCGGCTTCTTATGATTTAGAATACGGAACAGATACACTTGAAATTCATACTGATTCAATTCAAAAAGGAGATAGAGTTCTTATCCACGACGATGTTTTGGCAACAGGGGGAACTGCAAAAGCAGTTTGCGAATTGGTAGAAAAATTGGGAGGTGTAATTGTACAGTGTAATTTTATAATGGAAATCGCTTTTCTAAACGGTAGAGATAAGATTGCAGGAAACGAAATTTTTGCTGCAATAACATATTAA
- a CDS encoding SsrA-binding protein — MYKVLAQINKIILPSFTKQGLDVSKAKKWQLAIIAYRYYVTSRAL; from the coding sequence ATGTATAAAGTTCTAGCCCAAATCAATAAAATTATTTTACCCAGTTTTACCAAACAAGGATTGGATGTATCCAAAGCAAAAAAATGGCAATTGGCTATTATTGCCTATCGTTATTATGTAACCTCAAGAGCACTTTAA
- a CDS encoding M56 family metallopeptidase yields the protein METLFIYIAKSSGLITMFFLAYYLLLRKETFFTTNRWFLLAGLFTSVILPWIVFTTIVWVEPIQNSLDWSKIPTTPIQKDSFEINWYLVLASAYAIGTVLFLMQFAFDFYHLNRVLKGKQIKQQADHKFIDLQENIAPFSYFNTIVYNSSLYNESEMESILEHEKVHSEQYHTIDVLITRVFCILFWFNPFIWLYKNAILQNLEFIADSEASKNISDKKAYQLTLLKITTHENCVVLTNHFYQSLIKKRIVMLNKNQSKKWNFFKYALIIPALVAFVFLFQMEVIAKEKNQTLSTEKSNLISKTEDVNIYKINKNSTENDLKETASTINKNYGIEVRFTNTKRNSSNELTAITVEIKKGKELSEKRTTKSSEAIKTFAIVINKDSDGKLTIDFMDDNKMDKKEIANISENSPNIRIDDETQIFIDGEQSDKTEMDKLDSKEIVRVDVTNNNDEKEIRIITKNGEYRFNDKNMPVAPTPPTPPVFKNPKAPIFPKAPTPPKGDPVNGDKKAWKDFEKKMEDYDAKMEKLQPQIEAFDKQMAEFDKQMEPFNKQMEEFDKKMEVYEKQMKEYQPNPEN from the coding sequence ATGGAAACACTATTCATATATATTGCAAAATCAAGCGGACTAATAACAATGTTCTTTCTTGCTTATTATTTGCTACTGCGAAAAGAGACTTTCTTTACTACAAATCGTTGGTTTCTCCTAGCTGGTTTGTTTACATCCGTAATTTTGCCATGGATAGTTTTTACCACTATTGTTTGGGTAGAACCAATACAAAACTCTTTAGATTGGTCAAAAATTCCAACAACACCTATCCAAAAAGATAGCTTTGAAATCAATTGGTATCTCGTTTTGGCATCCGCTTATGCAATAGGGACAGTATTGTTTTTAATGCAGTTTGCTTTTGACTTTTACCACCTTAATCGAGTACTAAAAGGTAAACAAATTAAACAACAAGCAGATCACAAGTTCATAGATTTACAAGAAAATATTGCTCCCTTTTCGTATTTTAATACCATTGTTTACAATTCCTCTTTGTATAACGAGTCGGAAATGGAAAGCATTCTAGAGCACGAAAAAGTACATAGCGAACAATATCATACAATAGACGTTTTAATCACGCGTGTATTTTGTATTCTTTTCTGGTTCAACCCATTTATTTGGCTGTACAAAAATGCCATTTTACAAAATCTGGAATTCATCGCAGATAGCGAAGCATCAAAAAACATATCCGATAAAAAAGCGTATCAACTTACACTTTTAAAAATAACAACACACGAAAATTGTGTCGTACTTACCAATCATTTTTATCAATCATTAATCAAAAAACGAATCGTTATGTTAAACAAAAATCAATCAAAAAAATGGAATTTTTTCAAATATGCTTTGATAATTCCGGCATTAGTTGCCTTCGTCTTTTTATTCCAAATGGAAGTTATTGCAAAAGAAAAAAATCAAACTTTATCAACCGAAAAATCAAACTTAATTTCAAAAACTGAAGATGTTAATATCTATAAAATCAATAAAAACTCTACAGAAAATGATTTAAAAGAAACAGCTTCTACAATTAATAAAAATTATGGTATCGAGGTTCGGTTCACAAATACAAAAAGGAATTCAAGCAACGAATTAACCGCTATAACTGTAGAAATTAAAAAAGGCAAAGAATTGTCTGAAAAAAGAACTACCAAAAGTTCCGAAGCAATAAAAACATTTGCCATAGTCATCAACAAAGATTCTGATGGAAAGTTAACCATTGATTTTATGGATGATAATAAAATGGACAAAAAAGAAATTGCAAACATTAGTGAGAATTCTCCAAATATCCGTATCGATGATGAAACTCAGATTTTTATTGATGGAGAACAATCAGATAAAACGGAAATGGATAAATTAGATTCTAAAGAAATTGTAAGAGTAGATGTTACAAATAATAATGATGAAAAAGAAATCAGAATCATAACTAAAAATGGAGAGTATAGATTTAATGACAAAAACATGCCCGTTGCTCCTACACCACCAACTCCCCCAGTTTTTAAAAATCCAAAAGCACCAATATTTCCAAAAGCACCAACTCCTCCAAAAGGCGACCCTGTAAATGGTGACAAAAAAGCATGGAAAGATTTCGAAAAAAAGATGGAAGATTATGATGCTAAAATGGAAAAATTGCAACCACAAATAGAAGCTTTCGATAAACAAATGGCAGAATTTGATAAACAGATGGAACCATTCAACAAACAAATGGAAGAATTTGATAAAAAAATGGAAGTTTATGAAAAGCAAATGAAGGAGTACCAACCTAATCCAGAAAACTAA